The Pseudofrankia sp. DC12 region GTCAGCCCTGACATGTCGTTCCTGGAGATGCTCGACGTCCTCAACGAGAAGCTCATCCTCGACGGGGCGATCCCGGTCACCTTCGACCATGACTGTCGCGAGGGCATCTGCGGCTCCTGCGGCATGGTGGTCAACGGCGCGCCGCACGGCCCGCAGACCCTGACCACGACGTGCCAGCTGCACATGCGCTCGTTCTCCGACGGCGACACCGTCGTCGTCGAGCCGTGGCGCTCGGCGGCGTTCCCGGTGGTCAAGGACCTGATGGTCGACCGGTCGGCGTTCGACCGGATCATCCAGGCCGGCGGCTACGTGAGCGTCTCCACCGGCGCCGCCCCGGAGGCGCACTCCCAGCTGGTGCCGAAGCCGGACGCGGACCTCGCGTTCGAGAACGCGGAGTGCATCGGCTGCGGCGCCTGCGTCGCGGCCTGCCCGAACGGCTCGTCCATGCTCTTCGTCTCGGCGAAGATCTCGCACCTCAACGTGCTGCCCCAGGGCCAGCCGGAGCGCGAGAGCCGAGTGATGAACATGGTCGAGCAGATGGACGCCGAGGGCTTCGGTGGCTGCACGAACACCGGCGAATGCACCAACGCCTGCCCCAAGGGCATCCCGCAGGCGAGCATCGCCCGCCTCAACAAGGAGTACCTGCGCGCCTCCCTTACCGGCAAGCGTTAGCCGTACACGCCGGGCCGGGACCGTCTCAGGCGGGTCCGGCCCGGCGTACGGCATCTCTCCCGGTCGAGCCGCCAGGTGGCGGCCGTCCCACGGCCAGCTATTCGTGGTCGGATCCCGGCCGATTCCCATCGAGACCGGGCAGCCGAGCCTCCAGCAGCCGGCGGTGCGCTCCTGGCCCCAGGTAGTCCTCCTCGTGCGTGAGGAACGTGAACCCCAGCTTGCGATACAGCTTCACGGCAGAGTCGTTGTAGGGGTTCACCGTCAGCCGCACCCGGCTTACCCCGGCCCGGGCCAGGCGCGCGAACGTGGCGCGCGCGAGCCGTTCACCATGGCCGAGCCCACGGGCTGTCGGCTCCACCCCCAGGCCCAGGATCCAGCCAAGCCCGGGCACGGACCCGGCGACTCCGAGACAGTAGCCTCGCAGCCGTCCGCCATCGTCAAGAACCAGCAGGTCGGCCGGGTGCAGGTCGAACAGCTGCCGTAGGACGAAATACGGGTACGCGAACTCGCCGAACAGGCGCGTGTCGAGGTCGACGAGCAGGGGAAGCTCGGCAACCTCGACGGGCCGGACGCGACCGCCTACCGCGACACGGCCACCGCCCGCCCCGTTGCCGGCTAAGTCGGCGCCGAAAACTGTCGGCCCGCGGCCGTCTGGATGCGCCGTCGTTCCGGGCACGGAGTCGTCGGGCGTAGACGGCTCTCCCCGCCCGGGCTGGCCAATGGTCATCTGTTCGTCAGCCAACCGTCGCGCAACGAGAAGCCGAGGTTCTCCACCCGCGCGGAACCGGCGAGCCGCTCGTACCAGGCGAGGTCGTCGACTGTGTGGCGGTGCGTCCACTCATGTAGTTCGGGAGCATCAGGGACGGGCCTGACGGCGGCTGACACGTCCAGTGCGCGAGGATATCGGTACACCTGCTGTTCCCCCTTTTCCACTAGCCGCGATGAGAACCTGGAAAACACGCTGGTCAGCGCCCGCCTCGGTAAAGGCGCCGCCAGGCGGTCCGGCCGTGTCGCTGCCCGGTCGCAATGTGGCGATCAGCGCCAGGTCCCCAACGCCCCGGCTCATGATCGTGCGCCGGGTTCTCTGCCATGCCTTTCTGGATCGCCCTGGGACGCCATAGATCCGACCCGTGAGCGCCCCGGCCCTGGGTGGCCGAGAGAGCTGGCAGCGCGGCCCACCAGCAAGTCTGGGCAGCTCTCGGAGAATCCGCCGACCCGCATCCGCGAGTGCTGTCGGGACTTCGGCCCGGCGAATCTCGGGGACCCGAATTGGCTAGGCATACGCGTGCTCGAACGGTCGCGGATGGGCGAGTGGGCCAATGGCGCCGTTCCCGTCTGAGGTGATGACAGCGGGGGTAATCCTAACAAGTCGGTCGTGCTGGCGCCGGAGAAACAGAGCTGTTACTCGGCAATCGGCCGCCGGCTCCCAAGCCGCACCGCCGGCTGCGGCCGGCGAACTCGGTGCCGCCGGTCAGGCGCCCGCGCAGGCTGTTCGTCCGAACGGCCGCGGCGCGCGCCTGCCGGCGGCGCCGGGAACGACGA contains the following coding sequences:
- a CDS encoding N-acetyltransferase, whose translation is MTIGQPGRGEPSTPDDSVPGTTAHPDGRGPTVFGADLAGNGAGGGRVAVGGRVRPVEVAELPLLVDLDTRLFGEFAYPYFVLRQLFDLHPADLLVLDDGGRLRGYCLGVAGSVPGLGWILGLGVEPTARGLGHGERLARATFARLARAGVSRVRLTVNPYNDSAVKLYRKLGFTFLTHEEDYLGPGAHRRLLEARLPGLDGNRPGSDHE
- a CDS encoding succinate dehydrogenase/fumarate reductase iron-sulfur subunit is translated as MKLTLRIWRQTGPEAPGELVDYQLDDVSPDMSFLEMLDVLNEKLILDGAIPVTFDHDCREGICGSCGMVVNGAPHGPQTLTTTCQLHMRSFSDGDTVVVEPWRSAAFPVVKDLMVDRSAFDRIIQAGGYVSVSTGAAPEAHSQLVPKPDADLAFENAECIGCGACVAACPNGSSMLFVSAKISHLNVLPQGQPERESRVMNMVEQMDAEGFGGCTNTGECTNACPKGIPQASIARLNKEYLRASLTGKR